The Phalacrocorax carbo chromosome 2, bPhaCar2.1, whole genome shotgun sequence region TGCAAACACTCCAAAGCGCCATAAAATGCCGCTCGTTGCAGTCTAACTCGATCCGAGAACTAGTATTTTCATCTGTAAATTAAAGCAATTACGCAGCAGATATTATATTATGTGTACTGTGGTCTCCAGATAGTCATCAATCACCCTCAATCGAGCTGTCAGTGTGGGCAGATTCGTTTCTGGGAGGCAGTCTTCCAGCTGGGGAGAAGAAGAGAACATCATCATTAATTAGAGTGTGACCCTGGGGCTATTCACATGTCTGAACCCAGGAATCTCTCTGAGCAAGTCTGCACACCACGGAGCAGCGTTCAACTGAACCAGCAGCCGAGCTTCAGCCTCGGAGCTGACTCCTCCGCTTCCTCCGCCCGCCCGGCGGCTGCCTCACCGCCCTGTCCCGGCGGTAGCTGCCCGTCGGGGGGCAGATGCTGGGGCTGCCGGACGGCGGAGGTGGCCCTTGGGCAACGCCAGCATCTCCCGCCCCGATGGCTGCTACCTCCGGGCTGCAGCACAGTGCCTGCCCCCTCCGGGGGTGAAGCAGGGGCGGTGGTGGGGGATGCTGCTTGCTTGTGTggaggggtcccagccccccccaccccaccccgagGGCAGGGAGGCTGATAGCAGCGGTGGGGCGGGTtggagggagaagggggtgATGGAGACGAGACTCCTTCCCAGGCCCTCCTTCCCACCCGCCGTAGCCCCGGGGAACCACCCAACCGGCGGGAAAGAAATGTTTGCTCTTCGGTGAGAAACAGCACTTGGCACATTTGAGTTGCACCCCTCCGCTTCCCTAattcacccccccaccccccaccgcCCAGCTGTGCGCACCTCGGAGCAGAGAGGCAGGCGGGGTATGGCCCTCCGCCCCGCGAAAGGCTGGCTTTTCCAGCCGAGGTTTGCGATGGGATCAAAGTCGTTTTAACGTGAAAAGTCACGTCCTTTCAATCATTCCCCGGAATACGCTTGTAGGGTTTTCTACCTGTAATCACACGTCTGGAATAAAAGCCGAAAAGAAAGGCAGGATTGCATGTCATGTGCTTTATTGTCAGCGTTAGCGCTAATTTTAACTGTTGATTAAATCTTAAATGAAGACTCAGTCGTGTGTCCCTTCATATGTCTTGTTTGTAATTGAGACTAATTATTACTGTGGGGTGGGAAGAAGCAGCTGCtcattaattaatttctaattaaaagtgCTTACCAGCTCTTCAGTGACGAAGAAGGGTGTGGGGGGGAAATCTTAGCTGATACAACATTGATCCTTCGGATTAAACCCATTCatttccttccctgcagaaacacacagaaatgtCGCACGCAGGGGTAGCCGCTGCCGGAGAGCTTTCCAAACTTTCCCTCCTGTTAGGCAGACTGAGAGGGGCGCTGGGCAGGCACTTTCCACGCCAGGGGAAAGGTTCCCGAAAATGAATGTTAATTTACAGGCAGGTTAATCTGAATAGGTTTTGCGTGACGTCAGAGGCTCAGCTCTTTTAAAATAACGTGCTTCTGATGTGTTTGTATcgcttttcttcttccccccccccccccccccgccccctttaGTTTTCCGTGGGTGTAAAGTATGTATTTCTGCCGTCACGTTTGCCAGCCTCGGAGCCCTCACGTAACAATTCTTTCTGTTTCGTAGCTGCAGAGGGGCAGGTGCTAAAATCAGTgtacaaatcttttttttcttctcggGTTAAAAAAACATAAGTTTTAAGAATTcatgtaaataaattaaatgtggTTTTCTGCTTCGTCCTATAAGCATCTAGGGACCTGTGGTTACCAATCAATTGGTACAATAGAGCAGAGCCAGACTGCAATAGCGTGCAGATCAGACGTCTCGCCTTGTTTCTAGATAACTGGGAGCCTCTGTACCATGTCATATCCTCAGTTTGGCTACCCTTACTCCTCTGCACCCCAGGTAAGACTTTTTGCCTACCGACGTTAATTGATTGAATTTCAGTCCTTATTGATTGCTTCCGTCCAGGGCTAAGAGCGGCAGCGACCCTTTACTATCTCGCATGCGGGAGCGGGCGACCGGCTGCTCGCCCCGCATCTTCCCGGGATGCTCACGTTGTATCTCGCGCACGTATCTTAAAATGGGAAGGAACACGCGGGATTTAGGGTGTTCGGGGGTGATAACGATGCGTGGgggaggactacagagatgGGGGAGGTGAGAAGGGGAGCTAGAgatccccccaacccccaactgctctcccttcccccgccccccccccccccagcgctttttcctctttcccgATTAAATTCACAGTTTACCAATTAAACACGCAAGTACCGAGGTCCGGACTGCAGAAACATGATGCGATATTCCAAACCAGCAGGTTAATAACAGATGCGTGCGTGGCCGCTACAAATCTGCGgtcaaaataaatatgcatgagtgatttagaaaaaaggtttaaaaacgCAGATGGGCAAGCATTGTGCTGCAAGCGGAGAAACCCGGTGTAAAGCCAGTCTTGTGAGGACGCATCAGAAAAAGTTAGTTTTTAAATGGGAAGGACTGGAGCGACGTGTTACAGGGGATTAAACGTCCACGATCACGGGGcgttttgctgttgttgctggGGGGGGCGTGGGGTCGGACGACGGACTGACTGACAAAATACTTGCACCTCTGCGTTTTTACCCCGATTGAAGTAAAATGctgaaggggagggagggaggcgacACCCCAAAGCTGAgacctgattaaaaaaaaaacagaaaagccctAAACTTGGTTACAGTTTGGGAAGTTTcccgccctcccccccgccctcaGCGCCGCTCTCTCCCCCTCCAGTTCCTGATGAGCACCAACTCCCTGACGACCTGCTGCGAGTCCAGCGGCCGGACGCTGGCCGAGACGGGGGCGGCCGCCTCCGCCCAGACCCCCGTCTATTGCCCGGTGTACGAGAGCCGCCTGCTCGCCACCGCCCGCCACGAACTCAACTCCGCCGCCGCTCTGGGGGTCTACGGCGGCCCCTACGCCGGGCCCCAGGGATATGGAAACTACGTGACCTACGGCACCGAGGCTCCCGCCTTCTACTCCTTGGTaagccggcccggcccgccgccgcgggggacCGGGACCGTGGGGGtgctcccgccccgccgccgcgacCCCCCGCCGGCGGCAGGGGCAGCCTcgggcgctgctgctgctccttctccttctcctcctcctcctcctcctcctctttctttcctcccccccccccccgccggagCCGCAGGGCGCTCCCCCGCGCCACCACCCCGCTTTGGGCCACAGGCGCGGATGGGAGCGCGGCGCGTCCAGCCCCGCCGCCGTCATTAAATATTCAAGCCCGGCACGGTTCTCACGGTAACGCAATTAAAAGTCGCGCCTGACGAGGTGGCGCGGCCGAGAGCCCGGGGCCCGGCcgggagggcagctgggggcGGCCCCAGACCCCGACTCGCCAAAAACATGAAGCGCTCTTCCCACcagctttttcccctttttttccttccttcagtccccccttcccctttttttttcttttcccggCACCATAGTAGCGCGAGTTAATGTCTCTATTGATCTCATGGCCGCCGCGGCCGAGGGGCCTCCGGGAAGGTCCGTCCCCCGTGTccgtccccccccgccccggtacccgggggcggcgggggctgagggcggcggcggcgtgtCTCTTGCAGAACAGTTTGGAGGCGAAGGAGGGGAGCGGGTCTGCGCATGCGGGCATCGCCCCGGCGGCTGCCTACTACCCCTACGATCACACCCTCAGCCAGTACCAGTACGACAGGTAagcgcagcccccggccccgctcgccGCCCCCCCTaccccgccacccccccccccgctgcggGGGCGAGCCTCCGGgccgcccagcatccccctCCCGGCCCCAGTCCTGGCGCCTCCCCTTCCCCGCCAAAAGCCCCCCCTCCCGCAGGCTCAAAGCCACGGGTCCCTGTGTCCCTCcccggggggggacacgggggggactGTCCCTCCGCAGGGGCGGCGGTTACCTTTTCCTGCGCGGAGTCAGGCTTAGGCGCCCGGGCACTTCCCCTTGTCTTTATGAGTTTTAAACCAGCGCAAAATCACTTACACACCCTTTCAAGCTCTGAGGCCCACTGGGCGCCTATGACCTTTCCTGGAGGATGTGCATTAAATATTCAGACGCAGCCCAGTGTCATCTGCGTTGGGTTTCTACAATTTCAGGAACAAAAGGGTGGGAGAGATTACTAATAAAAGGGTAAGAGGAAGTATATTTCTACTAAAGGTTACACCTTGGGGTCACCCAGATGTATTCTGTTCGGGGAGGACTGGCCAAACAACAGGAAAGTGGGATTTCTGTGCCTTTGCAAGCTGCTAGGATTTCCCTGCTGCCCGAAATGTCGACATAGACTTTTCCACGCCAAAAGACAGGCACCTTCTTCCCTCTTTCCGCTACCAGCGGCATGGCACAGCGGGGACTTGCATTGCCCGGTGCCGCTGCTAGCTGAACCCTTCCTCCTCGCTTTCATCCTCGGCCTGAATTGTCGAGGCAGGCCGCTCTCCTAAAGCTGGGCTGCCCTCGCCCACCTCCCCCCTCTTGGGTGCAGCTGCCCCCCGGGGGGTGCTGCAGGCGAGGGGCCAGGGCCTCGGGATCCCGTGTCAGGGCCAGGGCACCGTGTCACGCTGCGGGTGCTCCCCTGTCAGTAATGCTGCTGGTGCTCCCCTGTGCCCGCAGGTACGGCACGATGGACGGCGGGACGCGGAGGAAAAACGCCACCCGGGAGACGACCAGCACGCTGAAggcctggctgcaggagcaccGCAAGAACCCCTACCCCACCAAGGGCGAGAAGATCATGCTGGCCATCATCACCAAGATGACCCTCACCCAGGTCTCCACCTGGTTCGCCAACGCCCGCCGGCGGCTCAAGAAGGAGAACAAGATGACCTGTCCCCCGCGGAACAAGTGCTCGGACGAGAAGCGGCCCtacgaggaagaggaggaggaggaagaggagggttcGCAGGAGGAGGCGATGAAGAGCGTGAAAGCCGAGGGTACCCTGCTAAAAACAGGCACTTAGCGGTTCGGCCGCGGGGGCTCGGCCGCCAGCTCCCCCCCGGGGCGGGCCTCGCTCGTGGGGGCGGCCGCGGGCCTCGTTCGtgggggcggccgcggggcagCTCGGCGCCGCCAGTGACCCTGTGTCTTCTTTTTGCTGtcccttcccccgcccccaccccgcagAGCCCACgggcaaggaggagaaggagctggAGCTCAGCGACCTGGAGGACTTGGACGCCGCCGAGTCGGAGAGCTCGGAGTGCGAGCTGAGGCGGCCCTTCCCGCACCCGCTCCCGCACCCACacccgctcccgctcccgcatCCCGGCGGCAGCCACCCGCCGCGGGCCGCCGAGCCCCCCGCCAAGatgccgccgccggccgccgccgccgccggggaggaggaagaggaggaggaggaggcggcggcggcggcggagcgggcgcGGAGCTGCCTGAAGACGGCGGCGGAGGAGTGCGGCCCCGACCTGCTCGGCGCCCGGCAGCGCGGCTGCGAGTCCAAAATGTGCTTCCAgcaggggcagcagctgctggaggcgAAGCCCAGGATTTGGTCCCTGGCGCACACGGCCACCTCCCTCAACCAGGCCGAGTACCCCTCCTGCATGCT contains the following coding sequences:
- the IRX4 gene encoding iroquois-class homeodomain protein IRX-4, with amino-acid sequence MSTNSLTTCCESSGRTLAETGAAASAQTPVYCPVYESRLLATARHELNSAAALGVYGGPYAGPQGYGNYVTYGTEAPAFYSLNSLEAKEGSGSAHAGIAPAAAYYPYDHTLSQYQYDRYGTMDGGTRRKNATRETTSTLKAWLQEHRKNPYPTKGEKIMLAIITKMTLTQVSTWFANARRRLKKENKMTCPPRNKCSDEKRPYEEEEEEEEEGSQEEAMKSVKAEEPTGKEEKELELSDLEDLDAAESESSECELRRPFPHPLPHPHPLPLPHPGGSHPPRAAEPPAKMPPPAAAAAGEEEEEEEEAAAAAERARSCLKTAAEECGPDLLGARQRGCESKMCFQQGQQLLEAKPRIWSLAHTATSLNQAEYPSCMLKRQGGSAAAAVSAPVSVIDRHQDSPVTNLRNWVDGVFHDPLFRHSTLNQALSNTTVSWATTKGAILETGALGRAVGNGANVLKGQLSNLAHHDSNKEFLAFPKSGSKMFCS